Proteins encoded within one genomic window of Triticum aestivum cultivar Chinese Spring chromosome 2D, IWGSC CS RefSeq v2.1, whole genome shotgun sequence:
- the LOC123050532 gene encoding mavicyanin: MAVTRTILAVAVMAILSTASAAIYNVGEPGGAWDLSTNYGTWASSRNFKADDQIVFKYSPQAHDVLEVSKADYDSCSTASPITTLNSGNDVVTLTASGTRYFICGFPGHCAGGMKVKIDVMSGFSSPAPASGPSASNAPPPTPASAATNVEATGFGLAVLLAVAGLMA, translated from the coding sequence ATGGCTGTCACGAGAACCATTCTCGCCGTGGCTGTAATGGCCATCCTGAGCACCGCGTCAGCGGCGATCTACAACGTTGGCGAGCCCGGCGGAGCGTGGGACCTCAGCACCAACTACGGCACATGGGCGTCCTCCAGGAACTTCAAAGCCGACGACCAGATCGTCTTCAAGTACTCCCCTCAAGCGCATGATGTCCTCGAGGTCAGCAAGGCCGACTACGACTCCTGCAGCACCGCCAGCCCCATCACCACCCTCAACTCTGGGAATGATGTCGTCACCCTCACCGCCTCCGGCACCCGGTACTTCATTTGCGGCTTCCCTGGCCATTGCGCGGGTGGCATGAAGGTCAAGATCGATGTCATGTCTGGCTTCTCGTCACCCGCCCCAGCCAGCGGACCAAGTGCAAGCAATGCTCCCCCGCCGACCCCTGCCTCCGCTGCCACCAATGTGGAGGCCACCGGTTTTGGCCTCGCCGTTTTGCTTGCCGTTGCTGGCCTCATGGCTTGA
- the LOC123050533 gene encoding mavicyanin: protein MTVMRTILLAVAAMAILSTASAAIYNVGEPDGAWDLSTNYGTWASSRNFHPSDQIIFKYSPQAHDVLEVSKADYDSCSTASPIATLNSGNDVVSLTATGTRYFLCGFPGHCAGGMKVKIDVVPSSSSSSPAPASGPSASNAPPPAPVSAATSMEATGFGLAVLLAVASLMA, encoded by the coding sequence ATGACTGTCATGAGAACCATTCTCCTCGCCGTGGCCGCGATGGCCATCCTGAGCACCGCATCGGCGGCAATCTACAACGTCGGCGAGCCAGATGGTGCATGGGACCTCAGCACCAACTACGGCACCTGGGCGTCTTCCAGGAACTTTCACCCCAGCGACCAAATCATCTTCAAATACTCTCCTCAGGCACACGACGTCCTCGAGGTCAGCAAGGCCGACTACGACTCCTGCAGCACTGCTAGCCCCATCGCCACCCTGAACTCCGGGAATGATGTTGTCTCGCTCACTGCCACCGGCACCCGCTACTTCCTCTGCGGCTTCCCGGGCCACTGCGCCGGGGGAATGAAGGTCAAGATCGATGTCGTGCCAAGCTCGTCCTCTTCCTCGCCGGCCCCGGCCAGCGGCCCCAGTGCAAGCAACGCTCCCCCGCCAGCTCCTGTCTCAGCCGCCACCTCTATGGAGGCCACAGGGTTTGGCCTCGCCGTCTTGCTTGCCGTTGCCAGTCTGATGGCTTGA